GGGGGTGATTTACGACCGTTCAAACGGTTCACGCGGTCGAGGGTCGGCCAGCGTGTCGTAAGTCCAACTGAACGAACTCCACTCGTTATAAATCGTACACGTCTCGTGTCCCACATGAAACGCACGACGGACCGTCGGTCGGGTGGTCCCGCGTGACCCGCGACGAGGCGGTTCCCGTTTCCGGACGACTCGTCCGGCCGACACCGGTCGACGGGACGGTCGTCGACGTCGACTTCGGCTATCTGACGTCGGTCGTCTTGACCGTCGAGAAGGACGGCGAGAGGTACTACGAGACGTACGGACTCGTGTCGGTAGAGCGAGAGGCGGACGTCGGATAGCGAGCGCCGCGCCACGCGGCCGCTCGCCGAAGTCGCTCCGAGACGTTCCGGGACCGAAAACGGTTCGCCCCGGGCGACCGAAGTGTCGACGATGCTTCCGGATTCGGACTCGAAACTCCGCGTAGTCCTCGGCGCGGCCGCGCTCGGGCTCGGCGGCTACGTCGTGGCAATCGTGGTCGTCTCGGTCGTCTCGCTCCTGTTGGTCGTCGCGGGCGTTCCGCTGACCGAGCGTCCGACGCTGTTGCTCGGCCTGTCGGTCGTCCTGGGTCAGGGCGTCTCGTTCGGCGGGTTCGCACTGTGGTACCTCCGCCGAACCGGTCGCGGCCTCGACTTCGTTCGAGCGCGCGTGCCGACGCTCCGCGACGTCGGCTGGACCGTCGGCGGGTTCGTCGTGTTCTACCTCGGTCTGGTCGTCATCTCGGTGGTCCTCTCGTCGTTCGGGATTCAGTCGGCGTCCAACACCGTCGAACAGTTCGGCGAACAGGACCCGACGGTGTTCCTGCTGTTGATACCGCTGTCGTTCCTGTTCATCGGTCCCGGCGAGGAACTGCTGTACCGCGGCGTCGTTCAGGGGCGCCTCCGCGAGCGGTTCACCCCGACCGTCGCGATTCTACTCGCGAGTTTCATCTTCGCGGTGATCCACGTCTTCTCGCTCCAGGGCGCGGGGAAACTCACCTACCTCGCCATCCTGTTCGTCCTCTCGCCGATCCTCGGGTTCGCCTACGAGCGAACCGACAACCTCGTCGTGCCGTCGCTGATACACGGCGCGTTCAACGCCGTCCAGTTCTACGTCGCGTACCTGACCGCGACGGGCGGACTCCCGTCGGCCGGCGTCTGAACTTCGCCGAAAAATTCCCTAGAGCGCTCACCCGCTCACTCGGAACGCGACCACCGAAGCACCCGAAAGCGGTCGTACCCCCCGTAGGCGAGTTCGAGCGCGCCTATCCACCAGTTCCACTTCTCGGGGAGCGCCAGGTGCTCCGGCGCGGCTTCGAGGTTCTCGAGGACGACCGAAACCGTTAGCTCCCGGCCCATGTCGGTTTCGAACTGTCCCGAATCCGCGAGGTCGCGCGCCTGTCGCGCGACGACGCGCCGCGCCCCGGCGTCCCCGTCGAACTCGTCGCCGAGTTTCCGCTCGAATTGCTGGTCGGCCATCATCTTGTATTGTCCCTCGGTCCCGCGTCGCTTCGGTTCTCGGACGGCACGCGCGTCTCGCGAGGTGTCGTGCCGTCGTTTTTCCCCCGCTCGCCGGAGGTCGACGAAACGCCCGGTCGACCTCCGACGACGTCACGGGATACCCTACGGGCGCTCAGTTGTAAAGTCCGATGGCCTTGATCTGCTCCTGGTAGCGGTTGCGGATGGTGACCTCGGTGACCTGCGCGACGTCGGCGACCTCGCGCTGGGTCTTCTTCTCGTTGCAGAGTAGCGATGCGGCGTAGATGGCCGCCGCCGCGTACCCCGTCGGCGACTTGCCCGACAACAGGCCCTGCTCGGTGGTCACGTCGATGATCTCGTTGGCCTTCGACTGTACCTCCTCGGAGAGGTCGAGTTCGGAACTGAACCGCGGGACGTACTTCTTCGGGTCGACCGGTTCCATCTCCAGGCCGAGTTGCTGGGAGACGTACCGATACGTCCGGCCGATCTCCTTGCGCTCGACCCGGCTGACTTCCGCGACCTCTTCGAGGCTTCGCGGGATGCCCTCCTTCCGACAGGCGGCGTAGAGCGCGCTGGTGGCGACGCCCTCGATGGAGCGCCCCCGGATGAGGTCCTCCTTGAGCGCCCGCCGGTAGATGACGCTGGCTATCTCCTGTACAGACCGGGGGACGCCGAGCGCCGAGGCCATCCGGTTGAGTTCGCTGAGCGCGAACTGGAGATTGCGCTCGCCCGCGTCCTTCGTCCGGATGCGCTCCTGCCATTTGCGCAGACGGTGCATCTGGCTCCGCTTCTTCGAGGAGATAGAACGGCCGTAGGCGTCCTTGTCCTTCCAGTCGATGGTCGTGGTCAGCCCCTTGTCGTGCATCGTGTTCGTGGTCGGCGCGCCCACCCGGGACTTCTTGTTGCGCTCGGCCGTGTTGAACGCGCGCCACTCGGGTCCGCGGTCCACGTTGCGTTCCTCGACCACCAGTCCGCACTCCTCGCACACGAGTTCGCTCCCGCCAGCGTCGGAGACGACCGCCTCGGATTCGCACTCGGGACACATCCGCTCGCCTTCGGACGCCCCGGTCTCTTCGGTCTGTTCACGCTCGCGCTGGCGAGTGGACCCAGTCATAAGTTTGAGATAGTAGGAGTCATTGGTAGATAAACCCTCGGAGAGTACCGGCAATTTCTGCACGACCCTTCGACGAGTCCCGAACAGCGCGTCGAGACGTCGATATACGGGCGATTCCAGCGGATTCGCTACGGGGGTATCGCTCCGACGGCGGCGGCCGACAGTCTCTTCCCGTCCGGACCGAGTCATCCAATATGGCATCGTCGCGCCCGACGGTCTTCGCGGTGGACGAATACGAGTCGATGGCGTTCGACGCCGTGCTCGTGCGTGAGCGCACCGTCGTCTGCCTCGACGGCACCGACAGCGCCCGCGTGATTCCGCTCGACAAGGTGAACCACGTCGACGCCGACCCCGACCTGATGCTGGTCGAACGCGAGATTCCGGAGTCGTTCTACGGCGGCGGCGACTACGGCTTCGTCGTCCTCGACGAGTACCCCGACCTCCGCGAGCACCTCGAAGACCTCGAAGCCGAACAGTACTGAAACCGCCCGCGGGAGCGCGTTCGGCCGGGCGCGGTCGCCGCGGCGACCGCGCCCGGCCGAACGCGACCGAGCATCTCGTCGGATTCGTCTTCTCGCCGGTCCGTCGAAGCTCCGATTCGTAATTCTTGCACCTAGGGCCACCCCGTCGCTCAGAAACCAGTTCCGACTCCGACTTAGATTAGTTCAGTTACCAACTAAAATACCTATAATTACTGTCAATATCCTTCGAAAAGTTTCACGATGTTGGCAGTGAAAGGATGAAGCGAAATGTCCGACACCACCGTCGCAGACTACATCGCACAGAATCCGAGAATGGCCGGCGTCCTCTTCACCATCTGCTTGCTCCTCACCCAAGCTAGTAATGCGGCCGCTGCGAATCTTTCGACGAACGCTGGCCCCTAACTATAAGTCTTCGACGGCAAGTTCCGTGCTCCAACGTAGTTCTCCGTTGAGCCGGACTGGAATCTCTTCAAGATTCAGGAAACGAGTGAGTTCGTCCTTCTGCATCGAGAACTCCTTATTGACTCCCGCGCTCAGGAAATAAGAGTTATTCTGCTCGATATGGGGCATCACTAAACTTCCCAGCCCACACTGACTCGTAGGATAGGTATTCATCCGAAGCACGAATCCGTCCCCCTCGCGCTCGATCTCACAGAGGTTCGGCGTCCCGCTCTCCGGTTGGGCGATGGACAACCCGCCGTCGCCGACCACGATGTACTGACCGCCGACGATACTCTCCCCGCGGGCGATGTTGAGCGCCGCCTGGAGCGGGAACCCGGCGTTGAGGAGTCGGGCCATCGTCCGGCCGATGCGCACCGCGCCGCTGTTGATGACGTCGCTCAGCGTGACGACGCCGCCGATGCTCCCCGCTTCGAGCAGTTCCATCCCCTGGGTGTACGACTGACACGCGTTGAGCAGGAACGCGTCGACGGCCACCGCGTCGAGGCTCGTCGCGTCGAACTTCCCGTCGGCGCACTCGAACCCCTCGCGGTCGATGTGCCCGATGTAGTGGAGGAAATCTGTCGGGGAGGTCAGGACATCCCGGAGTTCGTCGGTGGTCAAATCGTGGTGGACCGTGACGTCGAACGGGAGTTCCTCGCGAGAGCCGTAGTCGGCGTACACCGCGTCGCTCTCCTCGCCCATCTGGGCGTCGTTGCAGACGACCGTGATGTCGATGTCGCCCTCCGTCGGTGTCCGACCCAGGCGGTTGCGGAACGCCGTGGTCGTCACCTTGTTCGCGCCGACGGGCGTCCCCTCGCCGATCCACGTCTGCTCGCGAGAGTTCGCCGACGTCGGCTGTACGAACGTCTCCTCGGTCGCCGGTGCCTGACTGGTGCTGCGCGTGAACGTCTCCGCGTCCGCCTCCACCTCTGTCTGGGTCCGAAGGAACTCCCCGACGGCGTCCGCCTCCTCGGTCCCGCCGGTCACCGTCGTCGCCTCCGGGGTCCGGACGACCGCCAGGTCCTCGACGATGAACGGCAGCGTCTCGATGCTCGTCGGAGTCGGTTCGACGTGGGAGGTCAGCTTCCACTCCGGAATCTCGTCCTCGACGACGGCGAACGGCACCGCGAGGTACGCTTCGAGTTGCTCGGCCAGCGGCGCGTCGTACAGCGCCGCGAAGTCGAGGTCGACCTTCGATTCGACGGCCTGCCGCTCGTGGAGTTCGACCTGATAGTACCCTTCCGTCCGCGTCAGGCAGTCGAGGAAGAACGTCTGCTTGAGGACGCGTTCGACGTCCTCCTCGAACCGACGGCCCGCGGCGAGCGGATACTCGAATTCGGCGTCGGTGACGATTCGCGGGCGGTCGCCCTCGACCAGCGTGGCACCGAGGTAGTAGGCCAGCGGCGCGGCGACGTAGACCGCGTGGTACGTCGGCGGAATCTCGATGCGGACGCCGGTGTCGGGAGCCGCCAACCCGTCGGGGATGTCGAGGGTATCTCCGAGTTCGATGGTCGGCGGATGGCCGCGCAGCGACGGGAAGGACCGCTCGCAGGTCGTCGTCTTGAGCGCGGAGCCGAACGTCGAGACGGCGGCCATCATGTCGGTCGGGTCGGTCGTCGTCGTGACGGTCGCCGCCGGATGTTCGTGGTGCGAGCGGGCACCCAGGAGCACCTCCGTCTCCCCGTCGAATTCGAGGCGGGTCCGTTCGGCGTCGGACGCGACGGTCAGCGAGCCGCGTACCTGCAGATAGAGCTTGATGGGGGCGCTGAGTTCGATGCTGTAGACTCCGTCTGGGAACTCCTCGTAGGCGAAGTGCTCGGCCTCGGCGAGCATCTCGCCCGTCCGGTCGCGGACGTAGACCGCGACGACCGTCGGGAGCGTCAGCGTCTCCGTGGTGACCGCGACGCCCGCGTCGGCGGGGAAGAGAAACTCGCCGGTGTCCACCGGCGTGGGGGTGACCGGGCGGGAGGTAGCGACCGAGTACCGGTGTCGCTCGATGGAATCGATGAC
This genomic window from Halorussus vallis contains:
- a CDS encoding CPBP family intramembrane glutamic endopeptidase, whose product is MLPDSDSKLRVVLGAAALGLGGYVVAIVVVSVVSLLLVVAGVPLTERPTLLLGLSVVLGQGVSFGGFALWYLRRTGRGLDFVRARVPTLRDVGWTVGGFVVFYLGLVVISVVLSSFGIQSASNTVEQFGEQDPTVFLLLIPLSFLFIGPGEELLYRGVVQGRLRERFTPTVAILLASFIFAVIHVFSLQGAGKLTYLAILFVLSPILGFAYERTDNLVVPSLIHGAFNAVQFYVAYLTATGGLPSAGV
- a CDS encoding DUF7503 family protein, producing the protein MSDTTVADYIAQNPRMAGVLFTICLLLTQASNAAAANLSTNAGP
- a CDS encoding transcription initiation factor IIB — encoded protein: MTGSTRQREREQTEETGASEGERMCPECESEAVVSDAGGSELVCEECGLVVEERNVDRGPEWRAFNTAERNKKSRVGAPTTNTMHDKGLTTTIDWKDKDAYGRSISSKKRSQMHRLRKWQERIRTKDAGERNLQFALSELNRMASALGVPRSVQEIASVIYRRALKEDLIRGRSIEGVATSALYAACRKEGIPRSLEEVAEVSRVERKEIGRTYRYVSQQLGLEMEPVDPKKYVPRFSSELDLSEEVQSKANEIIDVTTEQGLLSGKSPTGYAAAAIYAASLLCNEKKTQREVADVAQVTEVTIRNRYQEQIKAIGLYN